The Rhododendron vialii isolate Sample 1 chromosome 8a, ASM3025357v1 genome has a window encoding:
- the LOC131336028 gene encoding uncharacterized protein LOC131336028 — MNPFSPKLPVILKPFILSLLLSLSFLAFLSLQTPRHTHQPATAITHSPDLRIRPGYASYDAYIQRQLNKTLNPKLRKIWTTRDWTRKVRVFSQFFASLQQRGLLHNESKALCIGARVGQEVEALKRVGVPDSVGMDLVPYPPLVVEGDFHHQPFDNETFDFEFSNVFDHALYPWEFAAEIERTLKPGGVCVLHVAVSKRADKYSANDLYSVDPLVKLFKRCEVVEVRGVDGFGLDTEVVFRKKKKKERL, encoded by the coding sequence ATGAACCCCTTCAGTCCAAAACTACCCGTCATCCTCAAACCTTTCatcctctccctcctcctctctctctccttcctcgccttcctctctctccaaaccccACGTCACACCCACCAACCCGCCACCGCCATAACCCACTCGCCCGACCTCCGAATCCGACCCGGCTACGCCTCCTACGACGCCTACATCCAGCGCCAGCTCAACAAGACCCTCAACCCCAAGCTCCGTAAAATATGGACCACCCGGGACTGGACCCGAAAGGTCCGGGTCTTCTCCCAATTCTTCGCCAGCTTGCAGCAGAGAGGCCTTTTGCATAACGAGTCAAAAGCCCTCTGCATCGGCGCCCGGGTCGGGCAAGAAGTCGAGGCGCTAAAACGGGTCGGGGTTCCCGACTCCGTGGGGATGGATCTGGTGCCCTACCCTCCGCTGGTCGTGGAAGGCGACTTCCATCACCAGCCGTTCGACAACGAGACGTTCGACTTCGAGTTCTCGAACGTGTTCGACCACGCGCTGTATCCGTGGGAGTTCGCGGCGGAGATCGAACGGACGCTGAAGCCCGGCGGGGTGTGCGTGCTGCACGTGGCGGTGTCCAAACGGGCGGACAAGTACTCGGCGAATGATTTGTACAGTGTGGACCCGCTGGTGAAGCTGTTCAAGAGGTGCGAGGTGGTGGAGGTGAGGGGCGTGGATGGGTTCGGGCTGGATACGGAGGTGGTTttcaggaagaagaagaagaaggaacgGTTGTGA
- the LOC131336029 gene encoding protein NOI4-like isoform X2 has protein sequence MASDKGRPLPKFGEWDVNNPASADGFTVIFNKARDEKKTTATAGNIVSPKRNDNHVYKQNESCHQQHPPKKRWFCCGC, from the exons ATGGCGTCG GATAAAGGCCGTCCATTGCCAAAATTTGGCGAGTGGGATGTGAACAACCCTGCCTCAGCCGATGGATTTACAGTGATATTCAACAAGGCTAGAGATGAGAAGAAGACTACTGCCACTGCTGGCAATATTGTGTCGCCAAAAAGAAATGATAATCATGTCTACAAACAAAATGAGTCTTGTCATCAACAACATCCACCAAAG AAAAGGTGGTTTTGTTGTGGCTGCTGA
- the LOC131336025 gene encoding zinc finger CCCH domain-containing protein 67-like translates to MEGSVENSVTKPHTDEHHQPLQELGLGFRSSPDNDLDRQTSNEEHRNQQLLETLSEEIRVLVLEEKERENESDDNVNRRIENGLGFCMGNEGVGEEAAVAPVKDGKQRIYHYPVRPGAEDCAHYMRTGTCKFGKNCKFNHQRRRKYQPAKENLSEKEENSERPGLVQCKPAVENMKEKEENTESPVLVQCKYYLSSGGCIFGKACKYNHGRGKVPVAPIMEFNFLGLPIRPGEKDCPYYMRNGSCKYESNCWFNHPDPTTVGGGDNLAVCGNAGSVPSQGAFQSTVFSRSQPRTTNQTVPFVPVAFSPSHNVPPPNVGCNGYQAPAHPGPEKRLAIPPAFAVNNSAEMNVYTHHNLPMLVNEFPERPGQPECTYFLKTGDCKYRSACKFHHPKYRIQKTATFAMSDKGLPLRPEENVCSHYYHYGICKFGPGCKYDHPVKYSRSASSTASGPGMPCRFGNSATTNMTGNSA, encoded by the exons ATGGAAGGCTCTGTAGAGAACTCTGTCACAAAACCCCACACCGACGAACACCACCAACCCCTACAAgaactagggttagggtttcgatcTTCACCTGACAATGATCTTGATCGGCAAACCAGCAATGAAGAGCATCGGAACCAACAACTCCTCGAAACACTCAGCGAAGAGATTCGAGTTCTCGTTTTggaagagaaggagagagagaatgagagtgaTGATAATGTGAATAGAAGAATTGAAAATGGTTTAGGATTTTGTATGGGGAATGAGGGTGTTGGAGAAGAGGCTGCGGTGGCGCCGGTGAAGGACGGGAAACAGAGGATTTACCATTATCCGGTGAGACCTGGCGCCGAGGACTGTGCGCATTATATGAGGACGGGGACGTGCAAGTTTGGAAAGAATTGCAAGTTTAATCACCAAAGGAGAAGGAAGTATCAG CCTGCCAAGGAGAACCTGAGCGAGAaggaagaaaattcagaaagGCCAGGCCTGGTTCAATGCAAG CCTGCTGTGGAGAACATGAaggagaaggaagaaaatacgGAAAGCCCAGTACTGGTTCAATGCAAG TATTACCTGAGTTCTGGAGGGTGTATATTTGGAAAAGCCTGTAAATACAACCATGGTAGAGGGAAAGTACCAGTAGCTCCGATAATGGAGTTCAACTTTCTGGGATTGCCAATCCGGCCG GGAGAAAAAGATTGCCCCTACTACATGCGTAATGGCTCCTGCAAGTATGAATCAAATTGTTGGTTTAACCACCCTGATCCTACTACAGTGGGAGGAGGTGATAACCTTGCTGTTTGTGGCAATGCTGGATCTGTTCCATCACAAGGTGCATTCCAATCAACTGTGTTCTCCCGGTCACAGCCAAGAACAACGAACCAGACTGTTCCTTTTGTTCCAGTGGCGTTTTCACCATCCCACAATGTTCCTCCTCCAAATGTGGGATGCAATGGCTATCAG GCTCCTGCACACCCTGGACCAGAGAAGAGGTTGGCTATTCCGCCAGCATTTGCCGTCAATAATTCAGCTGAAATGAATGTCTATACTCATCACAACCTTCCGATGCTAGTCAATGAGTTCCCTGAACGACCAGGCCAACCTGAGTGCACTTACTTCTTGAAAACTGGGGACTGCAAATATAGATCTGCATGCAAATTTCACCATCCTAAGTATCGGATCCAAAAAACTGCCACATTTGCAATGAGTGACAAAGGCCTGCCACTAAGACCT GAGGAGAATGTTTGCTCTCATTACTATCACTATGGCATTTGCAAGTTTGGACCTGGCTGTAAATATGACCATCCAGTAAAATACAGCCGGTCAGCGTCTTCAACTGCGTCTGGACCTGGTATGCCTTGTCGCTTTGGCAACTCGGCAACAACAAATATGACTGGAAATTCTGCGTGA
- the LOC131336029 gene encoding protein NOI4-like isoform X1 yields MASQDKGRPLPKFGEWDVNNPASADGFTVIFNKARDEKKTTATAGNIVSPKRNDNHVYKQNESCHQQHPPKKRWFCCGC; encoded by the exons ATGGCGTCG CAGGATAAAGGCCGTCCATTGCCAAAATTTGGCGAGTGGGATGTGAACAACCCTGCCTCAGCCGATGGATTTACAGTGATATTCAACAAGGCTAGAGATGAGAAGAAGACTACTGCCACTGCTGGCAATATTGTGTCGCCAAAAAGAAATGATAATCATGTCTACAAACAAAATGAGTCTTGTCATCAACAACATCCACCAAAG AAAAGGTGGTTTTGTTGTGGCTGCTGA